Within the Dolichospermum compactum NIES-806 genome, the region TAAATAAAATAAGTCCACCCTCCCCATTCAGCAGGATTTTCTGGGATTTGATTTAAACCTTGAGTACCAAAACTTAAATAAAAGTGCATTAACCAATCAGTAGTAATTGATTTTAAATAAGGATCATGTTTTAAAACTATTTTTCCTTCTGGACTCAAATAATTATCTTTAACTAAACCTGCTCTACTTGACCAACTTTTAATTCTACCAACTTTTGCATTACCTAACCCTGTTTTGGTCATGAGATTTGCTAAAGAATCTTTTAAACCTTCTTTCTCAGCAGCAGCGTCAAGTATTCTCTTAATTTCTTCTTTTTTGAGAGCAAAATTACCGTTGAAATGTAGTTGCATCTTAGCCATAGTCTATTAAGTATTGAATAATATGAAATTTTCAGTGATTTTACTGAATAAAAGTCAATTCACTCTAAAAACGTTTTCGTTGACTGAGATTGTAATATTCTCAGACCTGTTTGAGTGCCTGTGTTAGTTTTATTATAGTGCCTATTATAACGTTGTAGATAGTCTAATATTCTAATTTTTATGATAATTTACATTTTTTGCTTAAAAACATAATCCTACACCCCACCAAATATGATGAGTGTAGGACTATCTTAATTTTGTAACCGCTCAATAATCCGGGGTAAATCCTTCCATGACAAGCCTCAAATGGCGTAAAATCCTTCCCGAACAGGTAGTCCGCCCCCATTTATTGAGCGGTTACTTAATTTTTAACCCACAGAAATTATCTGTGGCTGAGTTGCTACCTTTTCCATAGCTGTGAAAACTTCTTGTCTAGCCCATTTATCTGCTGCCAAAATGTCATCTAAAGAGGGATTTTGTTTGTTATCATTTTGATGGCGATCGCACACAAATTCAATACACCGAGCAATATCCAAATAGTGAATTTTTTCATCTAAAAATAACGCCACAGCTTGTTCATTAGCCGCATTTAACACCGCCGGCATAGAACCACCAGCCCTCCCCGCAGCATAAGCCAAACCCATACAAGGATACTTTTGATGATCTGGTTCACGGAAAGTTAAATCACCAGATTTCACTAAATTCAATCTTTCCCAATTAGTGTAAACTCGCTCCGGCCAAGATAAAGCATAAAGTAAAGGTAAACGCATATCCGGCCAACCAAGTTGAGCCAAAACAGAAGTATCTTGTAATTCTATTAACGAGTGAATAATACTTTGAGGATGAATAACAATTTCGATGTTGTCATAATCTACCCCAAATAAATAATGAGCCTCAATTACCTCCAAACCCTTATTCATCAAAGTTGCCGAATCTACCGTAATTTTTCGCCCCATTGACCAGTTAGGATGTTTAATAGCATCAGCAACCTTTACCTCTGGTAATTTTTCCACAGGCCAATCTCGAAAAGCACCCCCAGAAGCAGTCAGTAATATCTTTCTTAAACCATCTTTAGGAACACCTTGCAAACATTGAAAAATAGCGGAATGTTCAGAATCGGCTGGTAATAGTTTCACTCCGTGTTTTTCCACCAAAGGTAACACCACAGGAGCGCCCGCAATGATAGTTTCTTTATTTGCTAAAGCAATATCTTTGCCCGCTTCAATAGCTGCAATGGTTGGAAGTAACCCCGCACAACCAACAATACCAGTAACAACCGTCTGAGAATCGCCATAACGAGCAACTTCTATCACCCCCGCTTCCCCAGCCAGTAAAATGGGTTGAGGATTCAAGTCTTTGATAGCTTCTTTCAGTTCCGGTAACTTTTCAGCAGCAGAAATAGCCGCGATTTGGGGACGAAACTGGCGAATTTGCGCCGCGAATAGCTCCACATTCCGTCCAGCAGCCAATCCCACAATGCGGAACTTATCCGGGTGTTCAGAGACGATATCTAAGGTTTGCGTACCAATCGAACCAGTAGAACCAAGCAGAGTAATAGCTTTCACAATTATTTAATAATTAATGGTAATTTTAAATATAAATTGCTTAGGCTACTAATTTCCCGATTTTTTGAGAACAGAATTGATCTCACGATCTATAATCTGACTACAAGACCCTGGACGCTTATAAACACAAGTTCCTTGCCAACATTTTTGCAAAGTATAATTTTGATATTGAGATGGTATAGATATATCACCAACAACGTAATTAAAACCTGCTTTTAGTGCTGCAAAATCTGCTATCTTCTCAACTGGAAATATAGGAACATTATGATGAAAATATGTATACCCTCCTGATAAAGCCCAATTAATACCCCAAAGACCAAGACCACAAACAGTATTTTCTTTACTTAAGCTTTGTAAGGCTAATAAATTATTAGTTGCAGCATATAAATGGGTGTTTTCTAAGTCAGTACCAAAGGTAGAAAAATTCAAATTATTATAAATATTAAATCGGCTCATGAGAGCAACAGAAGTGGAAGTCCAAAGGGAAAGACAAATTAATATTGCTATAACTATTTTTTGATGTGACTTCCATTTGCGCGACAAATTTAAAACTAATTCTGCCGTACCTAATCCTGCTAATATCATCAGCATTGATAATGCTGGATAAATGAACCGATATTCCTTATGAGCCAATAAACTATGAGACAAGATAATAATTAACGCTGACCATGCTAAAATAGGCAGACGACGTGAACCTATCATAGCAAGAATCATAATCGGCAGAAATAGCCAAGACCAACTTTTTAACAAGAAAATAAAATATTCATACCAAGGAGAAACTCCATAAAGTTTACTTTTACCTTCCACAAGGTTCACCCAAATATTTAACCAAAAAGATTGAAAAGGATAGGACCACGTAAAAGCATCAACAGTTCCAAAAATAAGTATAGGAGCAAAAATTCCTCCTAGCATAGGCAACCACTTTTGCTGCCAATCTTTTCTACAAATATAAATGACAACAAAAGCAATGCAAGGTAATAAATGTATTCGTAATGCC harbors:
- a CDS encoding 1-deoxy-D-xylulose-5-phosphate reductoisomerase, coding for MKAITLLGSTGSIGTQTLDIVSEHPDKFRIVGLAAGRNVELFAAQIRQFRPQIAAISAAEKLPELKEAIKDLNPQPILLAGEAGVIEVARYGDSQTVVTGIVGCAGLLPTIAAIEAGKDIALANKETIIAGAPVVLPLVEKHGVKLLPADSEHSAIFQCLQGVPKDGLRKILLTASGGAFRDWPVEKLPEVKVADAIKHPNWSMGRKITVDSATLMNKGLEVIEAHYLFGVDYDNIEIVIHPQSIIHSLIELQDTSVLAQLGWPDMRLPLLYALSWPERVYTNWERLNLVKSGDLTFREPDHQKYPCMGLAYAAGRAGGSMPAVLNAANEQAVALFLDEKIHYLDIARCIEFVCDRHQNDNKQNPSLDDILAADKWARQEVFTAMEKVATQPQIISVG
- a CDS encoding glycosyltransferase family protein translates to MNRKFNLDNLLLSILIFLALILRVGVALRFPNIFWADEIFQSLEPAHRLAFGNGIVTWEFRDGIRSWVLPAILAGIMRLTAWLGEGSTGYLIGSNIFLSLLSLSNILLAYLWGKKLGGTITALICAGICTIWFELIYFSPKAFTEVVATHFLLPGIYLGLNKNSFPLRNRLFLSGCLLGISLALRIHLLPCIAFVVIYICRKDWQQKWLPMLGGIFAPILIFGTVDAFTWSYPFQSFWLNIWVNLVEGKSKLYGVSPWYEYFIFLLKSWSWLFLPIMILAMIGSRRLPILAWSALIIILSHSLLAHKEYRFIYPALSMLMILAGLGTAELVLNLSRKWKSHQKIVIAILICLSLWTSTSVALMSRFNIYNNLNFSTFGTDLENTHLYAATNNLLALQSLSKENTVCGLGLWGINWALSGGYTYFHHNVPIFPVEKIADFAALKAGFNYVVGDISIPSQYQNYTLQKCWQGTCVYKRPGSCSQIIDREINSVLKKSGN